The following are encoded in a window of Castanea sativa cultivar Marrone di Chiusa Pesio chromosome 5, ASM4071231v1 genomic DNA:
- the LOC142634938 gene encoding uncharacterized protein LOC142634938: MRTVPQDARRDPVKMCGAGGDPEKAKGDTQQDLRILQKDQHLPEESYVVFIGEDWRKPFTQYLAEGVLPQKHSERYKLKRLATRYFLHNGVLFKKGYDGDPLHCLGLEETRNMIKDVHAGECGEHQGKKKLYRCLLQMAYYWPAMKKTRQNL, encoded by the exons ATGAGAACTGTACCGCAGGATGCCAGGAGGGATCCTGTCAAGATGTGTGGGGCAGGAGGAGACCCAGAGAAAGCTAAAGGAGATACACAACAAGACCTGCGGATCCTACAGAAAGATCAGCATTTACC GGAAGAAAGCTATGTTGTGTTCATCGGAGAGGATTGGAGAAAGCCATTCACTCAGTACTTAGCAGAAGGTGTCCTGCCACAAAAACACAGTGAGCGATACAAGCTTAAAAGGCTAGCAACACGTTACTTTTTGCACAATGGGGTCCTCTTCAAAAAAGGGTATGATGGAGACCCACTACACTGTCTAGGCCTCGAGGAAACAAGGAATATGATAAAAGATGTACACGCAGGAGAATGTGGAGAGCACCaaggaaagaagaagttatACAGGTGTCTGCTGCAGATGGCCTACTACTGGCCTGCCATGAAGAAGACACGGCAGAATTTGTAA
- the LOC142634936 gene encoding F-box/kelch-repeat protein At1g15670-like: MNNDQLIPGLPKNIAHEYILRIPYNHLSKAAFVCKGWKVEIELPEFLKHRKAASYSQSIIVMVEARVNGNQDCQSAKYPPTPVYGLTVYEPKTGIWSELPPPGLSNRLNMFCWLAGLGSDLVVIGGWDPKTWNVSNNVYIYNFVSATWRRGVDMPGVGRSFFGCVCDDDQILFVAGVDMMMTRMH; the protein is encoded by the coding sequence ATGAATAATGATCAGTTGATTCCGGGTCTTCCAAAAAACATTGCCCATGAATATATTTTACGCATTCCATACAATCACTTATCCAAGGCTGCATTTGTATGCAAAGGTTGGAAGGTAGAGATTGAGTTACCAGAATTTCTTAAGCATAGGAAGGCTGCTAGCTATAGCCAATCCATCATTGTAATGGTTGAAGCACGGGTTAACGGGAACCAAGATTGCCAGTCAGCAAAATATCCACCTACGCCGGTTTATGGGCTCACAGTCTATGAGCCCAAAACGGGTATTTGGAGCGAGTTGCCCCCGCCCGGGCTTTCAAATCGGCTGAACATGTTTTGTTGGTTGGCGGGTCTTGGGTCGGATTTGGTGGTGATAGGTGGGTGGGACCCGAAAACTTGGAACGTGTCCAATAAtgtgtatatttataattttgtgtcGGCCACGTGGCGTCGTGGTGTAGATATGCCAGGTGTGGGGAGATCTTTCTTTGGATGTGTGTGTGATGACGATCAAATACTATTTGTTGCAGGGGTGGACATGATGATGACAAGAATGCACTGA
- the LOC142634939 gene encoding uncharacterized protein LOC142634939 has translation MSQAYTGGWATHLPDALWAYRNSPKSATWFSPFSLVYGTEVMSPTEIMTPSLRVMQMKEKEKEKEVFAAERYEDLEGLDEKREEAQERSRRYRRRMAGAYDRMTKERVFAEGQLVLKVADYVRRSMARPSKFAPKWEGLFVIREAYLTGYYRLTQTNGKDLMDPINGKWLKYYYA, from the coding sequence ATGAGTCAGGCGTATACAGGAGGATGGGCAACACATCTGCCAGATGCCCTTTGGGCCTACAGAAACTCGCCGAAGTCAGCCACGTGGTTTTCACCCTTTTCTCTAGTCTACGGAACAGAGGTGATGAGCCCAACAGAAATAATGACCCCTTCCCTACGGGTTATGCAAatgaaggaaaaggaaaaagagaaagaggtttTTGCGGCAGAAAGATATGAGGACCTAGAAGGGCTTGAcgagaaaagagaagaagctcAGGAACGCAGCCGCAGATATAGACGGAGAATGGCAGGAGCTTACGATAGAATGACTAAAGAAAGGGTATTCGCAGAAGGGCAGCTCGTGTTAAAGGTGGCAGATTATGTCAGGAGGAGTATGGCAAGACCATCTAAGTTTGCACCAAAATGGGAGGGACTCTTTGTGATAAGGGAAGCATATCTCACTGGGTATTATCGGTTGACTCAAACAAATGGCAAGGATTTAATGGACCCCATCAATGGAAAATGGCTAAAGTATTATTATGCGTAG
- the LOC142634937 gene encoding uncharacterized protein LOC142634937 — MLATLQATKQRNGEDLMEYIKRFRDIALDCYNHCEEKTLVEMCMTNMIREYRAVLENLEISQFAQLLQKARKTTQSVKRNSDKRNAPQAMAASTNERKRKTDGREYNTPPPIPCTPTEQDVLLDRWIADGVFKPNQVAREPTEEERKDPRFCHLHNYVQHPTAECWALHKLVHLRIKEGTLELTQQEVQRNPLPNHKGKGVAAMVICADPGEDEEENPTLPATAITILQRSSKFKNLFDQLGLTMKERKTATEALVGIAFGAVIKCLSAEVANDRALLQESTEIIFSDEDMEVGCPDHRRPLYLVASINQIPIKRALMDTGASVNLVPLSTLQAAGILERKIQWCPMEVTGFGGSGEYTAGHIQLWLKVGPIASLARFHVVKMGVSYHVLLGRPWLHKYRLVPSTYHQCVKRRLNGRMIRITANPSPFKQAVAHLVETMFYNRWAPSGYH; from the coding sequence ATGCTTGCCACTTTGCAAGCTACTAAGCAAAGAAACGGAGAAGATTTAATGGAGTACATCAAGAGATTCAGGGACATAGCGCTGGATTGCTATAACCATTGTGAGGAGAAGACATTGGTGGAGATGTGTATGACGAATATGATCAGAGAATACAGAGCTGTTCTGGAAAACTTGGAGATTTCCCAGTTTGCACAGCTATTACAGAAAGCTAGAAAGACCACCCAATCGGTGAAGCGAAATTCTGACAAAAGGAACGCCCCGCAGGCTATGGCAGCATCCACCAacgaaaggaagagaaaaacagACGGGAGGGAGTACAACACCCCCCCGCCAATACCATGCACTCCTACGGAGCAGGATGTGCTTTTAGACAGGTGGATAGCAGACGGAGTTTTTAAACCCAATCAAGTTGCCAGGGAGCCCACAGAAGAGGAGCGGAAGGACCCACGCTTTTGCCACTTGCACAATTATGTGCAACATCCTACTGCAGAATGTTGGGCGCTCCACAAGCTGGTGCACCTCAGGATAAAAGAAGGGACCTTGGAACTGACACAGCAGGAAGTTCAGAGGAACCCACTCCCGAACCATAAAGGGAAGGGTGTGGCGGCGATGGTAATCTGTGCGGACCCAGGGGAAGACGAGGAGGAAAACCCAACCCTGCCTGCCACAGCAATCACCATCTTACAGAGAAGCTCTAAGTTCAAAAACCTATTTGACCAACTAGGTCTTACAATGAAAGAGCGAAAGACAGCTACAGAGGCCCTAGTAGGCATTGCTTTCGGGGCAGTGATAAAATGCTTGTCAGCAGAAGTTGCGAATGATAGGGCTCTCCTACAAGAATCAACTGAAATCATCTTTAGTGATGAAGATATGGAAGTAGGATGCCCTGACCATAGGAGGCCCCTTTACTTAGTTGCGTCTATAAATCAGATCCCCATCAAGAGAGCCTTGATGGATACCGGCGCCTCGGTAAACCTGGTACCATTAAGCACCCTACAAGCGGCAGgaattttagaaagaaaaatccaaTGGTGTCCAATGGAAGTAACAGGGTTTGGTGGAAGCGGTGAATACACAGCTGGCCACATCCAACTGTGGTTAAAAGTGGGTCCTATAGCCTCTTTAGCCCGGTTCCACGTGGTGAAGATGGGGGTTTCATACCATGTGCTCTTAGGGAGGCCATGGCTACACAAGTACCGGCTGGTACCATCCACCTACCACCAGTGCGTAAAAAGGAGGTTAAATGGCCGAATGATACGTATAACGGCAAACCCATCTCCATTTAAGCAGGCAGTGGCTCATTTAGTAGAAACAATGTTCTACAACCGGTGGGCACCATCTGGGTACCATTAA
- the LOC142634935 gene encoding F-box/kelch-repeat protein At1g15670-like yields the protein MAQERDQCKVIFHRGKLHVIGGYCTELQGGFEGSDEAFEFSTWKWDRVKEDYFGANMCPKACVAGDNGKLYVYWASDVATLDKDTLKIVAQLLAGLGDVTYMTTWQEKLMVIESSNFGVSHLAYMLDFINYTWTKVESPKEYSGYVQSSNYLGI from the coding sequence ATGGCCCAGGAGCGTGACCAGTGCAAAGTAATATTCCATCGTGGCAAGCTCCATGTCATTGGTGGATATTGTACGGAATTACAAGGTGGATTTGAAGGAAGTGATGAAGCCTTTGAATTTTCCACATGGAAGTGGGATCGAGTGAAGGAGGATTACTTTGGTGCCAACATGTGTCCTAAGGCTTGCGTGGCAGGTGACAATGGAAAGTTGTACGTGTATTGGGCAAGTGACGTGGCGACACTAGATAAAGACACTTTGAAGATAGTAGCTCAGTTGCTTGCTGGGTTGGGTGATGTGACTTATATGACAACATGGCAGGAAAAGTTAATGGTGATTGAGTCTTCAAACTTTGGTGTGTCCCACTTGGCTTACATGTTGGATTTTATCAATTACACGTGGACAAAAGTGGAGTCGCCTAAGGAATACTCTGGCTATGTTCAATCCAGCAACTATTTGGGgatctga